From the bacterium genome, the window GGCATCGTAAGACGGACGGCGGAAGGGAGGGACCGCATGGTCGATCTCAAGGACAAGCTGGTGCTGGCGCTGGGAGAACGGGACGGCGTGCCTGCTCCGGCGCTGCAGGCCTGCGTTGAAAGCGCGGGCGGGCAGGTGATCTACGCCGAGACGCAGTGCTTCGTCTGAACGTCGGCGGGGGCCATGGATCTCGAGGAACAGGCGGCCATCCAGCGCCTGGTGCAGGGCGGTGAGCAGGGTCGCATGATCGTGATTCTGGGAACGCCCAATTCCTC encodes:
- the grdA gene encoding glycine/sarcosine/betaine reductase complex selenoprotein A; amino-acid sequence: MVDLKDKLVLALGERDGVPAPALQACVESAGGQVIYAETQCFVUTSAGAMDLEEQAAIQRLVQGGEQGRMIVILGTPNSSSTQMVALTLTQGDPSYAGPLAGVPLGLPVYHILEEDVRAAIPADVYAREIGPMEFVLDKDGIATALERVRHA